The following are encoded in a window of Pangasianodon hypophthalmus isolate fPanHyp1 chromosome 14, fPanHyp1.pri, whole genome shotgun sequence genomic DNA:
- the si:ch1073-280e3.1 gene encoding complement factor B, with product MIRLIMHFTAACLLSFALYISICKVHAADNYNYDYDYDDQKCSMTESIIGGTVKYSRDGAVGSEVTYYCKDGFKPYPIFKKICNSKGKWEPEISRVICEEESDYDDIEEPQKNCSVAEIIKGGRVSYSNEGLEGSVLTYHCNIGYYPYPVSTRVCNSGGEWSIMILPNGKTVSTATCKDILCPGQLQLDNGQLWPKKQWFKIGEEQEFSCREGLTLSGSAKRNCTEWGHWTGTLPVCTDQTDGCRDPGIPPGAIRSGDRFQIGDQVKYRCQSGTDLLGPEVRVCLDSKEWSGPEPRCQAPYVFDLPASVAQAMDGSLSAVMDVSSPDFKKKGPNYGRTLKVADGRLNIFILIDTSGSIQQSQFERAKKATASLIRKLSSYEVEMKFDIISYASEPQHIITVLDNLSGNVDVVLKRLNLFKQTQHGKKTGTNLYKALKSVHERLAFLKSKNQNEFNETQNVILIETDGYTNMGGNPQYVLGLIRELLGYKSRSIDNSHEELLDVYVFGIGASVKRSELKSLASSKIRERHLFILNSYEDLGEVFNRMINDSAVTKCGVAHELVSPRIDADDDDNDLSQVAYTRPWHVSISWQAKPCQGSILTENWVITAAHCLMKLNGVLMEQANPKDVIIEHGDGKVDASLIILHPDFNVTKLRDKSINEFYDYDVALIKVSSTIKLSSKARPVCLPCTKAANRALKMTSISTSSTCKKHKSALLDLQQTQAYFIRQGKTRKSTHIQTGEKRGDCIEQFRPTLASNNLVSLTDVITDRFLCTGGSQKYKDDITCKGDSGGSLFLRKGMRYFQVGVVSWGTKLVCDSTTPTVSEPPVDARDFHISVFSIMPWLKEHLDKELDFLPLEN from the exons ATGATCAGGCTCATAATGCACTTCACCGCTGCCTGTCTTTTAAGTTTTGCTCTTTATATTTCCATTTGTAAAG TTCATGCAGCAGACAACTATAATTATGACTATGACTATGATGATCAAAAGTGCAGTATGACAGAATCCATTATTGGAGGTACAGTAAAATACTCCAGAGATGGTGCTGTGGGGAGTGAGGTAACCTACTACTGCAAAGATGGATTTAAACCCTACCCAATCTTCAAAAAAATCTGCAACTCTAAAGGAAAATGGGAGCCAGAAATCTCCAGGGTGATATGTGAAG AAGAATCAGATTATGATGATATTGAGGAACCCCAAAAGAACTGCTCTGTGGCAGAGATTATAAAGGGAGGCAGAGTTTCCTACTCCAATGAAGGCTTGGAAGGCAGTGTACTGACATACCACTGTAACATTGGATACTACCCTTATCCAGTCAGCACGAGAGTTTGTAACTCCGGAGGGGAGTGGTCAATCATGATACTGCCTAACGGCAAGACAGTGTCTACGGCTACATGCAAAG ACATTCTATGCCCAGGACAGCTTCAGCTGGATAATGGCCAGCTTTGGCCCAAGAAACAGTGGTTTAAAATTGGAGAAGAGCAGGAATTCTCATGCAGGGAGGGTTTGACCTTGTCGGGTTCAGCCAAGCGGAACTGCACTGAATGGGGCCACTGGACTGGTACTCTTCCAGTGTGCACTGATCAAA CTGATGGCTGCAGAGATCCAGGGATTCCGCCTGGAGCTATACGCTCTGGAGACCGCTTCCAGATCGGTGACCAAGTGAAATACCGCTGCCAATCAGGCACAGATTTACTGGGGCCTGAAGTAAGAGTGTGTCTGGATTCAAAAGAATGGAGTGGACCTGAGCCACGCTGCCAGG CCCCCTATGTATTTGATTTACCAGCAAGTGTGGCTCAGGCCATGGATGGTTCTCTATCTGCTGTAATGGACGTTTCATCTCCTGACTTCAAAAAGAAAG GTCCAAACTATGGGAGAACCTTGAAAGTGGCAGATGGTCGACTCAACATTTTTATTCTAATAGACACGTCAGGAAGCATTCAGCAGAGTCAGTTTGAGAGGGCAAAGAAGGCCACTGCTAGCCTTATACGCAAG ttgaGTAGCTATGAAGTTGAAATGAAGTTTGATATCATTTCCTATGCCAGTGAGCCCCAACACATTATAACGGTTTTGGACAACTTGAGTGGCAACGTGGATGTGGTCTTGAAGAGATTGAATTTGTTCAAACAAACTC AACATGGGAAAAAGACTGGCACCAATCTCTATAAAGCCCTCAAATCTGTGCATGAGAGACTTGCCTTCCTGAAGtcaaaaaatcaaaatgaattcAATGAGACTCAGAATGTCATTCTTATTGAGACTGATG GCTACACCAACATGGGAGGCAACCCACAATATGTTCTGGGTTTGATCCGTGAGCTCttgggctacaaaagcagatCTATAGATAACTCACACGAGGAGCTTCTTG ATGTCTACGTGTTTGGCATTGGGGCGAGCGTTAAGAGGAGTGAGCTGAAAAGTCTAGCTTCCAGTAAAATTAGAGAGAGACATCTCTTTATCCTAAACAGTTATGAGGATCTTGGGGAGGTGTTCAATAGGATGATCA ATGATTCTGCTGTAACCAAATGTGGAGTAGCTCATGAGCTGGTTTCTCCAAGAattgatgctgatgatgatgataatgaccTATCTCAGGTTGCTTATACCAGGCCTTGGCATGTTTCTATTAGCTGG CAAGCAAAGCCATGCCAGGGCTCCATTTTGACTGAGAACTGGGTGATCACAGCTGCACACTGTCTGATGAAACTAAATGGTGTTTTGATGGAACAGGCCAATCCCAAGGATGTGATCATTGAGCATG gTGATGGAAAAGTAGATGCCTCATTGATAATCCTTCATCCAGATTTTAATGTCACAAAACTCAGGGACAAGAGCATCAACGAGTTTTATGACTACGATGTTGCACTTATTAAAGTGAGCAGTACGATTAAGCTGTCCTCTAAGGCAAG GCCTGTTTGTTTGCCATGTACAAAAGCTGCAAATCGAGCTCTGAAGATGACTTCTATTTCTACTAGCTCTACCTGCAAGAAACACA AAAGTGCCCTGCTTGATCTGCAGCAGACTCAAGCCTACTTTATCCGTCAGGGGAAAACCCGAAAGTCGACTCACATCCAGACTGGAGAAAAG AGAGGTGATTGCATTGAGCAGTTCAGACCAACCTTGGCTTCAAACAACCTGGTGTCTCTGACTGACGTGATCACAGACAGGTTCCTGTGTACTGGAGGATCACAGAAATACAAGGATGATATTACCTGCAaag GAGACTCTGGAGGTTCCCTCTTCCTTCGTAAGGGAATGCGTTATTTCCAG GTGGGAGTCGTGAGTTGGGGCACAAAGTTAGTGTGTGATTCGACTACCCCAACTGTTTCTGAGCCTCCTGTGGATGCCCGTGATTTCCACATCAGTGTGTTCTCCATTATGCCTTGGCTTAAAGAGCACCTGGACAAAGAACTGGACTTCCTGCCATTGGAAAACTGA
- the mfrp gene encoding membrane frizzled-related protein isoform X1: MADPETSFHDSDLYKNVFCNPAFEPDNEHDEIKTEVFKVAISSEPVNSPTTRGSSVFALCVVCVRRQWCSWGALVFSAVALLLLAVLGLTLALVLIHMNGDPAEGRVLSLNSWSGDSVQQSLIPNPTIPLPEYSSPMPHLEQEPIPYTKCGGVLTESEGTISSPNHPGPYPPDSMCVWVIRMSPPSLVQLYISSLAIEGPGPCLFDWLELREEGEHTTTVTRFCGNVAPPTVNTNSSTVWVSFRSDSSIGGNGFIAQYHAILPWQKSCSPEEFMCDSGRCLLPVSVCDSQLNCQDQTDEANCSHKHMDCGGEKTGPSGSMSSPNHPKPYPHQQRCTWLISAEKGQVIQLSFHNFSLETQDVCEFDYVEVHDSSSTGDSNILGRYCGSDLPPDLTSTGPVMSVVFVADEGVADSGFYASYQVITLSERGCSPGQSACSTGECLHHDWFCDGWKDCADGSDEQNCSNSTYPLFTSSCEPIQVEMCQGLSYNLTSFPNIWLSIADQREAAYVLRQYSVLMELDCFKPLRQLMCALFVPQCSVQGGVLQPCSSVCSAAQHQCARDLELFSLSWPFNCHLLPDSHDPKQCSMP, from the exons ATGGCAGACCCTGAAACATCCTTCCACGACTCAGATTTGTAtaag AATGTATTTTGCAATCCAGCATTTGAGCCAGACAATGAGCATGACGAAATCAAAACAGAAGTATTTAAGGTTGCCATATCCTCAGAACCCGTCAACAGTCCTACAACTC GAGGCAGCAGCGTGTTTGCTctgtgcgtggtgtgtgtgaggagacaGTGGTGTAGCTGGGGAGCACTGGTGTTTTCAGCAGTTGCTCTGTTGTTGTTGGCTGTCCTGGGACTCACACTAGCACTTGTTCTCATAC ATATGAATGGAGACCCTGCTGAAGGAAGAGTGTTGTCTCTAAACTCCTGGAGTGGAGACAGCGTTCAGCAAAGTCTTATCCCAAATCCCACTATTCCTCTTCCTGAATACAGCTCACCCATGCCACACCTTGAGCAAGAGCCCAtaccatatacaa AATGTGGAGGGGTCCTGACTGAATCAGAGGGAACTATCAGCTCCCCCAACCATCCAGGCCCATATCCTCCtgactccatgtgtgtgtgggtgatcAGGATGTCTCCCCCATCTCTGGTGCAGCTCTACATCTCCTCCTTGGCCATTGAGGGACCAGGACCATGCCTTTTTGATTGGCTGGAGCTTAGAGAAGAGGGAGAGCATACCACCACAGTCACCAG GTTCTGTGGTAATGTGGCTCCACCCACTGTGAACACTAACAGCAGCACTGTATGGGTTTCATTCCGATCTGATAGCAGTATTGGGGGTAACGGCTTCATTGCACAGTATCACGCCATCCTTCCATGGCAAA AAAGCTGCTCTCCAGAGGAGTTTATGTGCGATAGCGGCCGTTGCCTGttgcctgtgtctgtgtgtgacagCCAGCTGAACTGTCAGGACCAGACAGATGAGGCCAACTGCAGCCACAAACACATGG ACTGTGGAGGTGAAAAGACAGGTCCAAGTGGCTCAATGTCCAGTCCAAATCACCCAAAGCCTTATCCTCACCAGCAG AGATGTACATGGCTTATATCTGCAGAGAAAGGCCAAGTTATACAACTGAGTTTCCATAACTTCAGCCTGGAGACTCAAGATGTCTGTGAGTTTGACTATGTTGAGGTTCATGATAGTAGCAGCACTGGAGACAGCAATATCCTAGGCAG ATACTGTGGCTCAGACCTCCCTCCTGACCTCACCTCCACTGGGCCCGTGATGAGTGTGGTGTTTGTGGCTGATGAAGGTGTGGCTGACAGTGGCTTTTATGCCTCCTATCAGGTCATCACTCTCTCAGAGA GAGGCTGCAGTCCAGGGCAGTCTGCCTGCAGCACAGGGGAATGTCTGCACCATGACTGGTTCTGTGATGGCTGGAAAGACTGTGCAGATGGTTCAGATGAGCAAAACTGCAGCAACTCCACCTATCCCTTGTTCA CTTCATCTTGTGAGCCCATTCAGGTGGAGATGTGCCAAGGTCTGAGCTATAATCTCACGTCCTTCCCCAACATATGGCTCTCCATTGCTGATCAGAGAGAGGCTGCTTATGTGCTTCGTCAGTACAGT GTGCTGATGGAGTTGGATTGTTTTAAGCCCCTGCGGCAGCTCATGTGTGCGCTGTTCGTGCCGCAGTGCAGTGTGCAGGGTGGTGTGCTGCAGCCATGCAGCTCCGTGTGTTCAGCGGCACAGCACCAGTGTGCACGTGATCTGGAGCTCTTCAGCCTCAGCTGGCCCTTTAACTGTCACCTGCTGCCTGACTCACACGACCCCAAGCAGTGCTCCATGCCATAG
- the mfrp gene encoding membrane frizzled-related protein isoform X2, with the protein MADPETSFHDSDLYKNVFCNPAFEPDNEHDEIKTEVFKVAISSEPVNSPTTRGSSVFALCVVCVRRQWCSWGALVFSAVALLLLAVLGLTLALVLIHMNGDPAEGRVLSLNSWSGDSVQQSLIPNPTIPLPEYSSPMPHLEQEPIPYTKCGGVLTESEGTISSPNHPGPYPPDSMCVWVIRMSPPSLVQLYISSLAIEGPGPCLFDWLELREEGEHTTTVTRFCGNVAPPTVNTNSSTVWVSFRSDSSIGGNGFIAQYHAILPWQKSCSPEEFMCDSGRCLLPVSVCDSQLNCQDQTDEANCSHKHMDCGGEKTGPSGSMSSPNHPKPYPHQQRCTWLISAEKGQVIQLSFHNFSLETQDVCEFDYVEVHDSSSTGDSNILGRYCGSDLPPDLTSTGPVMSVVFVADEGGCSPGQSACSTGECLHHDWFCDGWKDCADGSDEQNCSNSTYPLFTSSCEPIQVEMCQGLSYNLTSFPNIWLSIADQREAAYVLRQYSVLMELDCFKPLRQLMCALFVPQCSVQGGVLQPCSSVCSAAQHQCARDLELFSLSWPFNCHLLPDSHDPKQCSMP; encoded by the exons ATGGCAGACCCTGAAACATCCTTCCACGACTCAGATTTGTAtaag AATGTATTTTGCAATCCAGCATTTGAGCCAGACAATGAGCATGACGAAATCAAAACAGAAGTATTTAAGGTTGCCATATCCTCAGAACCCGTCAACAGTCCTACAACTC GAGGCAGCAGCGTGTTTGCTctgtgcgtggtgtgtgtgaggagacaGTGGTGTAGCTGGGGAGCACTGGTGTTTTCAGCAGTTGCTCTGTTGTTGTTGGCTGTCCTGGGACTCACACTAGCACTTGTTCTCATAC ATATGAATGGAGACCCTGCTGAAGGAAGAGTGTTGTCTCTAAACTCCTGGAGTGGAGACAGCGTTCAGCAAAGTCTTATCCCAAATCCCACTATTCCTCTTCCTGAATACAGCTCACCCATGCCACACCTTGAGCAAGAGCCCAtaccatatacaa AATGTGGAGGGGTCCTGACTGAATCAGAGGGAACTATCAGCTCCCCCAACCATCCAGGCCCATATCCTCCtgactccatgtgtgtgtgggtgatcAGGATGTCTCCCCCATCTCTGGTGCAGCTCTACATCTCCTCCTTGGCCATTGAGGGACCAGGACCATGCCTTTTTGATTGGCTGGAGCTTAGAGAAGAGGGAGAGCATACCACCACAGTCACCAG GTTCTGTGGTAATGTGGCTCCACCCACTGTGAACACTAACAGCAGCACTGTATGGGTTTCATTCCGATCTGATAGCAGTATTGGGGGTAACGGCTTCATTGCACAGTATCACGCCATCCTTCCATGGCAAA AAAGCTGCTCTCCAGAGGAGTTTATGTGCGATAGCGGCCGTTGCCTGttgcctgtgtctgtgtgtgacagCCAGCTGAACTGTCAGGACCAGACAGATGAGGCCAACTGCAGCCACAAACACATGG ACTGTGGAGGTGAAAAGACAGGTCCAAGTGGCTCAATGTCCAGTCCAAATCACCCAAAGCCTTATCCTCACCAGCAG AGATGTACATGGCTTATATCTGCAGAGAAAGGCCAAGTTATACAACTGAGTTTCCATAACTTCAGCCTGGAGACTCAAGATGTCTGTGAGTTTGACTATGTTGAGGTTCATGATAGTAGCAGCACTGGAGACAGCAATATCCTAGGCAG ATACTGTGGCTCAGACCTCCCTCCTGACCTCACCTCCACTGGGCCCGTGATGAGTGTGGTGTTTGTGGCTGATGAAG GAGGCTGCAGTCCAGGGCAGTCTGCCTGCAGCACAGGGGAATGTCTGCACCATGACTGGTTCTGTGATGGCTGGAAAGACTGTGCAGATGGTTCAGATGAGCAAAACTGCAGCAACTCCACCTATCCCTTGTTCA CTTCATCTTGTGAGCCCATTCAGGTGGAGATGTGCCAAGGTCTGAGCTATAATCTCACGTCCTTCCCCAACATATGGCTCTCCATTGCTGATCAGAGAGAGGCTGCTTATGTGCTTCGTCAGTACAGT GTGCTGATGGAGTTGGATTGTTTTAAGCCCCTGCGGCAGCTCATGTGTGCGCTGTTCGTGCCGCAGTGCAGTGTGCAGGGTGGTGTGCTGCAGCCATGCAGCTCCGTGTGTTCAGCGGCACAGCACCAGTGTGCACGTGATCTGGAGCTCTTCAGCCTCAGCTGGCCCTTTAACTGTCACCTGCTGCCTGACTCACACGACCCCAAGCAGTGCTCCATGCCATAG
- the mfrp gene encoding membrane frizzled-related protein isoform X3, with translation MADPETSFHDSDLYKNVFCNPAFEPDNEHDEIKTEVFKVAISSEPVNSPTTRGSSVFALCVVCVRRQWCSWGALVFSAVALLLLAVLGLTLALVLIHMNGDPAEGRVLSLNSWSGDSVQQSLIPNPTIPLPEYSSPMPHLEQEPIPYTKCGGVLTESEGTISSPNHPGPYPPDSMCVWVIRMSPPSLVQLYISSLAIEGPGPCLFDWLELREEGEHTTTVTRFCGNVAPPTVNTNSSTVWVSFRSDSSIGGNGFIAQYHAILPWQKSCSPEEFMCDSGRCLLPVSVCDSQLNCQDQTDEANCSHKHMDCGGEKTGPSGSMSSPNHPKPYPHQQRCTWLISAEKGQVIQLSFHNFSLETQDVCEFDYVEVHDSSSTGDSNILGRYCGSDLPPDLTSTGPVMSVVFVADEGVADSGFYASYQVITLSERGCSPGQSACSTGECLHHDWFCDGWKDCADGSDEQNCSNSTYPLFTTHTTPEMPVILTPSALRTCLIHPDALLLVGVLITWKALVAAEDGPSQKA, from the exons ATGGCAGACCCTGAAACATCCTTCCACGACTCAGATTTGTAtaag AATGTATTTTGCAATCCAGCATTTGAGCCAGACAATGAGCATGACGAAATCAAAACAGAAGTATTTAAGGTTGCCATATCCTCAGAACCCGTCAACAGTCCTACAACTC GAGGCAGCAGCGTGTTTGCTctgtgcgtggtgtgtgtgaggagacaGTGGTGTAGCTGGGGAGCACTGGTGTTTTCAGCAGTTGCTCTGTTGTTGTTGGCTGTCCTGGGACTCACACTAGCACTTGTTCTCATAC ATATGAATGGAGACCCTGCTGAAGGAAGAGTGTTGTCTCTAAACTCCTGGAGTGGAGACAGCGTTCAGCAAAGTCTTATCCCAAATCCCACTATTCCTCTTCCTGAATACAGCTCACCCATGCCACACCTTGAGCAAGAGCCCAtaccatatacaa AATGTGGAGGGGTCCTGACTGAATCAGAGGGAACTATCAGCTCCCCCAACCATCCAGGCCCATATCCTCCtgactccatgtgtgtgtgggtgatcAGGATGTCTCCCCCATCTCTGGTGCAGCTCTACATCTCCTCCTTGGCCATTGAGGGACCAGGACCATGCCTTTTTGATTGGCTGGAGCTTAGAGAAGAGGGAGAGCATACCACCACAGTCACCAG GTTCTGTGGTAATGTGGCTCCACCCACTGTGAACACTAACAGCAGCACTGTATGGGTTTCATTCCGATCTGATAGCAGTATTGGGGGTAACGGCTTCATTGCACAGTATCACGCCATCCTTCCATGGCAAA AAAGCTGCTCTCCAGAGGAGTTTATGTGCGATAGCGGCCGTTGCCTGttgcctgtgtctgtgtgtgacagCCAGCTGAACTGTCAGGACCAGACAGATGAGGCCAACTGCAGCCACAAACACATGG ACTGTGGAGGTGAAAAGACAGGTCCAAGTGGCTCAATGTCCAGTCCAAATCACCCAAAGCCTTATCCTCACCAGCAG AGATGTACATGGCTTATATCTGCAGAGAAAGGCCAAGTTATACAACTGAGTTTCCATAACTTCAGCCTGGAGACTCAAGATGTCTGTGAGTTTGACTATGTTGAGGTTCATGATAGTAGCAGCACTGGAGACAGCAATATCCTAGGCAG ATACTGTGGCTCAGACCTCCCTCCTGACCTCACCTCCACTGGGCCCGTGATGAGTGTGGTGTTTGTGGCTGATGAAGGTGTGGCTGACAGTGGCTTTTATGCCTCCTATCAGGTCATCACTCTCTCAGAGA GAGGCTGCAGTCCAGGGCAGTCTGCCTGCAGCACAGGGGAATGTCTGCACCATGACTGGTTCTGTGATGGCTGGAAAGACTGTGCAGATGGTTCAGATGAGCAAAACTGCAGCAACTCCACCTATCCCTTGTTCA ctACACAtactactcctgagatgccagtgattctgaccccttctgctctccggacctgcctgatccatcctgatgccctacttctggttggagttctaaTCACTTGGAAAGCACTCGtagctgctgaggatggcccctcACAGaaagcctaa